From the genome of Parasteatoda tepidariorum isolate YZ-2023 chromosome X1, CAS_Ptep_4.0, whole genome shotgun sequence, one region includes:
- the LOC107451001 gene encoding uncharacterized protein isoform X1, producing the protein MFRLGCVRLKPEKMLPLFLIVYFFAFSSFAYSKKDFEMISKGKRVFCNVFGGCSYNSDRMLKRSVKMNNQYGEVKTTTSDSLLILDILGLFLKGRNTPSLNEKLWWCRK; encoded by the exons ATGTTTAGGTTGGGGTGTGTAAG GTTAAAACCTGAGAAGATGCTACCGCTTTTTCTAATTGTATACTTCTTTGCATTCAGCTCATTTGCATACAGTAAAAAA gaTTTCGAAATGATTTCGAAAGGAAAACGAGTGTTTTGTAATGTTTTCGGAGGCTGCAGTTATAACTCAGATAGAATGCTTAAGCGTTCTGTGAAAATGAACAACCAATATGGAGAAGTAAAGACTACAACAAGTGATTCCTTATTGATTTTGGACATATTAGGGTTGTTTCTCAAAGGTAGAAATACTCCTTCGCTAAATGAG aaACTATGGTGGTGcaggaaataa
- the LOC107451001 gene encoding uncharacterized protein isoform X2 produces the protein MFRLGCVRLKPEKMLPLFLIVYFFAFSSFAYSKKDFEMISKGKRVFCNVFGGCSYNSDRMLKRSVKMNNQYGEVKTTTSDSLLILDILGLFLKGRNTPSLNENL, from the exons ATGTTTAGGTTGGGGTGTGTAAG GTTAAAACCTGAGAAGATGCTACCGCTTTTTCTAATTGTATACTTCTTTGCATTCAGCTCATTTGCATACAGTAAAAAA gaTTTCGAAATGATTTCGAAAGGAAAACGAGTGTTTTGTAATGTTTTCGGAGGCTGCAGTTATAACTCAGATAGAATGCTTAAGCGTTCTGTGAAAATGAACAACCAATATGGAGAAGTAAAGACTACAACAAGTGATTCCTTATTGATTTTGGACATATTAGGGTTGTTTCTCAAAGGTAGAAATACTCCTTCGCTAAATGAG aatttatga